A genomic segment from Synchiropus splendidus isolate RoL2022-P1 chromosome 18, RoL_Sspl_1.0, whole genome shotgun sequence encodes:
- the LOC128749129 gene encoding rhodopsin-like, which produces MNGTEGPNFYVPMSNKTGLVRSPFEFPQYYLAEPWKYSLVAAYMLFLIVTAFPINFLTLYVTVQHKKLRTPLNYVLLNLAVADLFMVVGGFTVTLYTALHGYFKLGVTGCNIEGFFATLGGEIGLWSLVVLAIERFIVVCKPMTNFRFGEKHAIAGLAFTWIMALTCAAPPLFGWSRYIPEGMQCSCGIDYYTPKPEINNTSFVIYMFVLHFCIPLFIIFFCYSRLLCTVRAAAAQQQESETTQRAEREVTRMVIVMVISFLVCWVPYASVAWYIFANQGTEFGPEFMTAPAFFAKSAALYNPIIYILLNKQFRNCMITTVCCGKNPFGDEDASTVSKTQTSSLSSGQVAPA; this is translated from the exons ATGAATGGCACAGAAGGACCCAACTTCTATGTCCCTATGTCCAACAAGACGGGGCTGGTACGCAGCCCCTTCGAGTTCCCTCAGTACTACCTGGCCGAGCCCTGGAAGTACTCGCTGGTGGCGGCGTACATGCTCTTCCTCATCGTCACCGCCTTCCCCATCAACTTCCTCACTCTCTACGTCACCGTCCAACACAAGAAGCTGAGGACACCGCTGAACTACGTGCTCCTCAACCTGGCGGTGGCTGATCTGTTCATGGTGGTGGGCGGCTTCACGGTCACTCTGTACACGGCCCTGCATGGATACTTCAAATTGGGGGTCACTGGCTGCAACATTGAGGGATTCTTCGCCACGTTGGGAG GAGAGATCGGCTTGTGGTCTCTGGTGGTGCTGGCGATCGAGCGCTTCATTGTGGTCTGTAAACCCATGACCAACTTCCGCTTTGGAGAGAAGCATGCCATCGCAGGCCTGGCGTTCACCTGGATCATGGCCTTGACCTGTGCTGCTCCGCCTCTGTTTGGATGGTCCCG gtacATCCCGGAGGGAATGCAGTGCTCCTGTGGAATTGACTACTACACTCCCAAACCGGAGATCAACAACACCTCATTCGTCATCTATATGTTTGTCCTCCACTTCTGCATCcctctcttcatcatcttcttctgctACAGCCGGCTGCTCTGCACCGTCCGAGCG gcggcggctcagcagcaggagtctGAAACGACCCAGCGAGCCGAGCGAGAGGTGACTCGCATGGTCATCGTCATGGTGATCTCCTTCTTGGTGTGCTGGGTGCCGTACGCCAGCGTGGCCTGGTACATCTTCGCCAACCAGGGCACGGAGTTCGGACCAGAGTTCATGACGGCGCCGGCCTTTTTCGCCAAGAGCGCAGCCCTGTACAACCCTATCATCTACATCCTGCTCAACAAACAG TTCCGAAACTGCATGATCACAACGGTCTGCTGTGGGAAAAACCCGTTCGGAGACGAAGACGCCTCCACCGTGTCCAAAACCCAGACCTCATCACTGTCATCCGGCCAGGTGGCCCCAGCTTGA